Proteins co-encoded in one Xiphophorus couchianus chromosome 16, X_couchianus-1.0, whole genome shotgun sequence genomic window:
- the tnrc6bb.1 gene encoding trinucleotide repeat-containing gene 6B protein, whose protein sequence is MEDKKKKKDEKKKRETSQKVPEQKIKVPEPAKPSCSQPLATPGSASPSPGPVSPSSPSPGAGGGSAQVPPGGGNNAKQRTAVANGQPSSSASSPSGSQSSQQQQRYMSREVPPRFRCQQDHKVLLKRGQPPLSSMLLGGGESSTGEVGGGSCWDVAPSLQGAEGPNANADGNTDSNVGSSSPSPPTSSSFCVAALSSSTTTSTYANSTWGASSSGQSSSQGCRKVFMDGTDLDDWPSITAGPKLSSEGAGGGMQEQDCPGNNNSSASWGERNMQQKGGTAGGGGGGEGNMDNISPPRSSPLSSSSSPIECAQPSSVWVSSAASQVEVGHGSAASYNSKVSHLLPGPQESPLGGSSSVPGANFNPNVNPSAWPALGQSGTSVPACSASSQHSSVTSASSFSASTTVITTQTLSSVNQTGLYQQHTETAVGAKTGEQQQQHLGNPGPEPCSGGAGREAGPNQEGVNEGNSEVGGEGEANTSGSLSSSSAASSSWSAMPPVTSEPGAGASQADGWGGGGTGAQGHEGNVWRFGSQDDKAGWGKGNGGGSTNPVVSQGAWEGGSTEVNWGGTAESVGSINLAIGSGGEVDGSSISSSTDSGGGCLEDSASQNLATMTKAWDNQKGMEGGDGTVEEWGGAGGQGGAVGGGGGNSSSSGGGSVAGSGGGQKERSARHHSDHSSEADVALLSMLNRSDLDPRVLSNTGWGQTQIKQNVAWDLDTSKGVGNRNERNPSSSSAFSSATINTTTIRSSRYPSESGSASNDASSGSLNSGPATPRDNWEGGTKQSTSGPFMPSSTMRKPGSPEDDVQGSQGKAAGGWGEPPPEKEGKGWRTDDQQWGGHRGGRKNWQDYEQQGSGWGDGAEDKGTGGWKGSTRGETGGWGEEWGKKDSASGAGWGDGRRRVGSNSDEGSSWGNMDEGGSQRRGWGSGGDVGGGKSHQDWGSAKPNAAQIPNSQAAPTKAQNHHHHQQQQQQQSPEGFNSQPNVGGGAQLSKNQNQSLGWTAGPIPQISGGAGDPLEPSGWEEPSPQSISRKMEIDDGTSAWGDPIRYNNKNVNLWDKNSTAPGSKQGPQCPPPAMQQQPPRRQHSINSNPGSGAVGMWGGAAQSVDDGTTTWSQASDAATSWREPDDSSKSSGWRNPSPNPSKPGVKSVDSWGGKGDSSIAASRHPSWEDDEDGGGGGVWSSAGSQGSGSSFNSGGWSQSHAGKRGNIKSGGGDSWMNPVSRQFSNMGLLGDDPGVEKKMDGDKRGINDYNGEMRRGGRSGGGGGYRMPSSKDMGPGDMGPYGDKMGGHGVFAAGGGGMSQPRGMHQPGMHSMNSSPGLRAQVPHQFLSAQVPGPMLKQMPSPGGSVGGVGGVGGVGSVGGVGGGVFPPQISPQQLAVLSNIYPHMQQFHLACQLLLQQQQQQQVLQNQRKFPQPQPLRQQTDTQQLARIMAILQQRQQQVGAGGATAGGGNSKVSPSHLGGGVSKQSMVDPLPHTGMGGPLSDLHAKSQGMYSGLTAGGNLSTLELSPMMGGMKDMSVQQSRFKWMMEGHSPAPSPPDTALHKNGPVPSLIKVRGGSPYSQYEMLGSEGLGIPPQGSADSWHRTPGSKMGNKPATSSWPPEFQPGVPWKGIQSTGDPESDPYMTPGRVLGSPASPNLNDPDHPLLRDNIGPNPSLNTSLPSPGAWPYSASDSPLSNAHSTGKYAEYKPSWPPEPIGQNKLWKTNRSSSQLPRPPPGLTNQKQASPSPWGTGGPRLARSWGGMNQESRFGSGSAWSDGTSRSSCWLLLRNLTPQIDGSTLRTICMQHGPLLTFHLGLTQGSALVRYNSRQEAAKAQGALHMCVLGNTTILAEFVSEEEVARYFAHSQAEGAGSGGAAGNGAPGSSGTGAAVASSGGSSPGSERPAVGSSSGGNGNGAGGGERSSGSGWQSLDGTGASSEASSAQGPGLAIFSQWSTNGAGAGEGGVGGVESGRSGLWGGINTGYPSSSLWGAPQMEERHQMDSSAGLLPGDLLGGGADSI, encoded by the exons ATggaagacaagaaaaagaagaaagacgagaaaaagaaaagggaaaccTCTCAGAAG gtgccagagcagaaaatcaaag TGCCAGAACCAGCCAAGCCCTCCTGTTCCCAGCCGCTCGCCACCCCAGGCTCAGCGTCCCCCAGCCCTGGCCCCGTTTCCCCGTCGTCCCCCAGTCCTGGTGCAGGTGGGGGTTCCGCCCAAGTCCCTCCTGGTGGCGGGAACAATGCAAAGCAGCGAACTGCTGTGGCCAACGGACAgccctcctcctccgcctcgTCTCCTTCTGGAAGTCAGAGttcgcagcagcagcagcgataCATGTCTAGAGAAGTCCCACCGCGATTTCGCTGCCAGCAGGACCATAAAGTGCTACTGAAGAGGGGCCAGCCGCCGCTGTCCTCCATGCTGTTGGGGGGAGGGGAAAGCAGTACGGGAGAGGTGGGAGGAGGCAGTTGCTGGGATGTTGCCCCATCCTTACAGGGGGCAGAAGGCCCTAATGCAAACGCTGACGGAAATACAG ATTCCAACGTGGGTTCATCCTCCCCTTCACCCCCAACCTCATCCTCATTTTGTGTTGCTGCTCTGTCGTCTTCTACTACTACTTCAACTTATGCAAATTCCACATGGGGGGCCAGCTCCAGCGGCCAGTCCTCCTCTCAGGGCTGCAGGAAGGTGTTTATGGATGGGACTGACCTGGATGACTGGCCTAGCATCACTGCTGGCCCCAAACTGAGTTCTGAAGGGGCCGGAGGAGGGATGCAGGAGCAGGACTGCCCTGGTAACAACAACAGTAGTGCCTCATGGGGGGAGAGAAACATGCAGCAGAAAGGAGGaactgcaggaggaggaggaggaggtgaagggaACATGGACAATATTTCCCCACCTCGctcttctcctctttcttcttcttcctcgcCTATTGAATGTGCTCAGCCAAGTAGTGTGTGGGTCTCCTCCGCCGCGTCCCAAGTGGAGGTAGGCCACGGCTCGGCAGCATCTTACAATTCCAAAGTCTCCCATCTTCTTCCTGGGCCTCAGGAGAGCCCGTTGGGTGGCAGCAGCAGCGTCCCTGGTGCCAATTTCAACCCTAATGTGAACCCGTCTGCCTGGCCCGCCCTGGGGCAGAGCGGGACCTCCGTTCCGGCTTGTAGCGCCTCATCGCAACACTCGTCCGTGACTTCAGCTTCCTCATTCTCTGCCAGCACCACTGTCATCACCACTCAGACACTTTCATCTGTGAATCAAACTGGTCTCTACCAGCAGCACACTGAAACCGCTGTGGGGGCCAAGActggagaacagcagcagcagcacttagGAAATCCAGGGCCAGAGCCGTGTTCGGGTGGGGCGGGGAGAGAAGCGGGACCAAATCAAGAAGGCGTCAACGAGGGAAACTCTGAGGTTGGCGGTGAAGGTGAGGCGAATACTTCTGGGTCtctgtcttcctcctctgctgcctcGTCATCTTGGAGCGCTATGCCTCCGGTGACCTCCGAACCTGGCGCTGGTGCCTCGCAGGCAGACGGGTGGGGTGGAGGGGGTACTGGAGCTCAGGGGCATGAAGGGAACGTTTGGAGGTTTGGTAGCCAGGACGACAAAGCTGGGTGGGGCAAGGGGAATGGCGGGGGGTCAACCAACCCAGTTGTATCTCAGGGAGCTTGGGAAGGAGGAAGTACAGAAGTGAATTGGGGTGGCACCGCAGAAAGTGTAGGTTCTATTAACTTAGCAATAGGAAGTGGGGGAGAAGTGGATggaagcagcatcagcagcagcacgGACAGCGGCGGCGGCTGTTTAGAGGACTCTGCCTCGCAAAACTTAGCAACTATGACAAAAGCTTGGGACAATCAGAAAGGGATGGAAGGTGGAGACGGGACAGTCGAGGAGTGGGGAGGCGCAGGAGGGCAGGGCGGAGCTGTCGGAGGCGGCGGGGGAAATTCGTCGTCGAGCGGCGGTGGATCCGTCGCTGGAAGCGGAGGTGGACAGAAGGAGCGCTCCGCGCGGCACCATTCCGACCATTCCTCCGAGGCAGACGTGGCCTTACTTAGCATGCTCAACAGATCCGACCTGGACCCCCGGGTTCTGTCCAACACGGGCTGGGGCCAGACTCAGATCAAGCAGAACGTGGCCTGGGACCTGGACACCTCAAAAGGTGTAGGGAACAGAAACGAAAGAAACCCTTCATCTTCCTCTGCATTCTCATCAGCAACCATAAACACTACCACCATCCGCAGCTCTAGGTACCCATCCGAGAGCGGTTCTGCGTCCAATGATGCGTCGTCTGGCAGCCTAAACTCTGGCCCCGCTACTCCCAGGGATAATTGGGAGGGTGGCACTAAGCAGTCCACCAGTGGTCCTTTTATGCCTAGCAGCACCATGAGGAAGCCAGGATCGCCGGAAGACGACGTGCAGGGCAGTCAAGGAAAGGCAGCTGGAGGATGGGGGGAACCCCCACCTGAAAAAGAGGGCAAAGGATGGAGGACGGACGATCAGCAGTGGGGAGGTCacagaggaggaaggaaaaactggCAAGACTATGAACAACAGGGTAGCGGGTGGGGAGATGGAGCAGAAGACAAAGGAACAGGGGGGTGGAAGGGATCTACAAGAGGAGAAACAGGTGGTTGGGGAGAGGAATGGGGCAAGAAAGACTCGGCTTCTGGAGCCGGGTGGGGAGATGGGAGGAGGAGAGTCGGAAGCAACTCCGACGAGGGATCCTCCTGGGGAAACATGGACGAAGGGGGATCTCAGCGAAGAGGGTGGGGCAGTGGAGGAGATGTGGGTGGAGGCAAATCCCACCAGGACTGGGGGAGCGCCAAACCCAACGCAGCACAGATACCAAACAGCCAAGCGGCACCAACGAAAGCccaaaatcatcatcatcatcaacaacagcagcagcagcaatcaCCGGAGGGGTTTAACAGCCAGCCGAACGTCGGGGGCGGAGCTCAACTTtcaaagaaccagaaccaaagttTGGGGTGGACCGCTGGCCCAATTCCTCAAATCTCTGGGGGCGCGGGGGACCCGCTAGAGCCCAGCGGCTGGGAGGAACCGTCGCCTCAGTCCATAAGCCGGAAGATGGAGATCGACGACGGCACGTCAGCCTGGGGGGACCCAATACGCTACAACAACAAGAATGTCAACCTGTGGGACAAGAACAGCACCGCGCCGGGGTCGAAACAAGGTCCACAATGTCCGCCGCCAGCAATGCAACAACAGCCTCCGAGACGGCAGCACAGCATCAACTCCAACCCTGGCAGTGGAGCAGTGG GCATGTGGGGGGGAGCTGCACAAAGCGTGGATGATGGTACAACGACTTGGAGCCAGGCGTCGGACGCTGCGACCAGCTGGAGAGAACCGGACGATTCCAGCAAATCATCTGGCTGGAGGAACCCTTCACCCAACCCCAGCAAACCTG gagtGAAGTCGGTGGACAGCTGGGGCGGGAAGGGCGACAGCTCCATCGCCGCATCCCGGCACCCGAGCTGGGAGGACGACGAggacggcggcggcggcggagtCTGGAGCAGCGCTGGTTCTCAGGGAAGCGGCTCGTCGTTTAACTCTGGAGGCTGGAGTCAGAGTCATGCTGGGAAGAGAGGAAACATCAAG AGTGGAGGAGGCGACAGCTGGATGAATCCTGTATCTCGCCAGTTTTCCAACATGGGTCTTCTG gGTGATGATCCAGGCGTGGAAAAAAAGATGGACGGGGACAAGAGAGGAATAAATGACTACAATGGAGAGATGCGAAGAGGAGGGCgaagcggaggaggaggagggtacCGCATGCCTAGTTCCAAAGACATGGGCCCTGGTGACATGGGACCCTATGGTGATAAG ATGGGTGGCCATGGAGTGTTTGCTGCAGGTGGAGGAGGGATGTCTCAGCCTCGAGGGATGCACCAGCCTGGCATGCATTCGATGAACTCGTCCCCAGGGTTACGGGCTCAAGTGCCTCATCAGTTCCTTTCTGCTCAG GTGCCGGGTCCCATGCTGAAGCAGATGCCCTCTCCTGGCGGCAGCGTAGGGGGAGTGGGAGGTGTCGGCGGCGTTGGAAGTGTCGGCGGGGTTGGCGGAGGAGTGTTCCCGCCTCAGATTTCCCCGCAGCAGCTTGCAGTGCTCAGCAACATTTACCCCCACATGCAGCAGTTCCATCTG GCTTGTCAGCTGCTgctacaacaacagcagcaacagcaggtCCTGCAGAACCAGAGGAAGTTCCCCCAACCTCAGCCTCTCAGACAACAGACAGACACGCAGCAG cTGGCGAGGATCATGGCGATTCTccagcagaggcagcagcaagttggagctggaggagcaacaGCTGGTGGAGGGAACTCCAAGGTGTCCCCCTCTCACCTGGGAGGAGGCGTGTCCAAACAATCCATGGTAGACCCCCTCCCACACACTGGAATGGGGGGTCCCTTATCAGACCTTCATGCCAAATCACAAGGAATGTATTCTG GGCTCACAGCTGGTGGCAACCTGTCGACACTAGAACTCAGCCCCATGATGGGGGGCATGAAGGACATGAGTGTACAACAGTCCCGCTTTAAATGGATGATGGAGGGACATTCCCCTGCTCCGTCTCCTCCAGACACAGCCCTTCACAAGAACG GCCCTGTACCCAGTTTGATAAAGGTTCGAGGAGGGTCTCCGTACTCCCAGTATGAAATGCTGGGGAGTGAAGGGTTAGGGATCCCACCTCAGGGCTCTGCAGACAGCTGGCACCGAACTCCTGGTAGTAAAATGGGAAACAAACCTGCCACTTCAAGCTGGCCTCCAG AGTTCCAGCCTGGTGTACCATGGAAAGGAATCCAGAGCACTGGAGACCCAGAGTCCGACCCCTACATGACCCCTGGTAGAGTCCTCGGCTCCCCAGCATCCCCAAATCTCAATGATCCGGACCACCCATTACTACGAGACAATATAG GGCCAAACCCCTCCCTCAACACCTCGCTGCCTTCACCTGGTGCCTGGCCCTACAGTGCCTCAGACAGCCCCCTCAGCAATGCACACAGCACAG GAAAGTACGCCGAGTACAAGCCCAGCTGGCCTCCAGAGCCCATCGGACAAAACAAATTATGGAAGACCAATCGCAGTAGCTCGCAGCTGCCGCGTCCCCCTCCTGGCctgaccaatcagaagcagGCCTCGCCCTCCCCGTGGGGAACTGGAGGTCCGCGGTTGGCTCGGAGCTGGGGAGGGATGAATCAAGAGTCAAGATTTGGGTCAG gcTCAGCTTGGAGTGATGGTACCTCTAGAAGcagctgctggctgctgctgagAAACCTAACCCCTCAG ATTGACGGCTCCACGCTAAGGACTATCTGTATGCAGCACGGCCCCCTGCTGACCTTTCACCTGGGCCTAACCCAGGGCAGCGCTCTGGTTCGATACAACAGCCGGCAGGAGGCGGCCAAGGCTCAGGGTGCTCTTCACAT GTGTGTTCTGGGAAACACCACCATCCTGGCTGAGTTTGTGAGTGAAGAAGAGGTTGCACGCTATTTTGCACATTCCCAGGCCGAAGGGGCTGGCTCGGGAGGAGCAGCGGGCAACGGAGCGCCCGGTTCATCCGGAACGGGCGCGGCCGTGGCCAGCAGCGGCGGGAGCTCCCCTGGGAGTGAGCGGCCGGCGGTGGGCTCATCTTCAGGTGGAAACGGAAATGGCGCCGGCGGAGGGGAAAGGTCGTCCGGCTCTGGATGGCAGAGTCTCGACGGTACGGGCGCGTCTTCGGAAGCGTCTTCGGCCCAAGGACCGGGGCTCGCGATATTCTCCCAGTGGAGCACCAACGGAGCCGGGGCCGGGGAAGGAGGCGTCGGCGGGGTGGAGAGTGGGCGGTCTGGGCTGTGGGGCGGCATAAACACAGGATACCCGAGCAGCAGCCTGTGGGGAGCACCTCAAATGGAGGAAAGGCACCAAATGGACAGCTCCGCCGGACTGTTGCCTGGCGACCTGCTGGGTGGGGGGGCCGACTCCATCTGA
- the LOC114159847 gene encoding casein kinase I, which translates to MELRVGNKYRLGRKIGSGSFGDIYLGANIATGEEVAIKLECVKTKHPQLHIESKFYKMMQGGVGIPSIKWCGAEGDYNVMVMELLGPSLEDLFNFCSRKFSLKTVLLLADQMISRIEYIHSKNFIHRDVKPDNFLMGLGKKGNLVYIIDFGLAKKYRDARTHQHIPYRENKNLTGTARYASINTHLGIEQSRRDDLESLGYVLMYFNLGSLPWQGLKAATKRQKYERISEKKMSTPIEVLCKGYPSEFSTYLNFCRSLRFDDKPDYSYLRQLFRNLFHRQGFSYDYVFDWNMLKFGASRSTEDGDRDRRAGDDRDDRIGGAPRGSASRGLPSGPTPVAPNRVRNGPEQAISNPASRVQQSGNTSPRAISRAERERKVSMRLHRGAPANVSSSDLTARQDQSRISTSQVSVPFEHIGK; encoded by the exons ATGGAGCTGAGAGTGGGGAACAAATACCGGCTGGGGCGAAAGATAGGGAGTGGATCCTTCGGAGACATTTACCTCG GTGCCAACATTGCGACGGGCGAGGAAGTCGCCATCAAGCTGGAATGTGTGAAGACCAAACACCCACAGTTGCACATTGAAAGCAAGTTCTACAAGATGATGCAGGGAGGAG TCGGGATCCCATCGATAAAATGGTGTGGCGCCGAGGGCGACTACAACGTCATGGTGATGGAGCTGCTGGGGCCCAGCCTGGAGGACCTTTTTAACTTCTGCTCCAGGAAGTTCAGCCTGAAGACTGTCCTGCTTCTGGCAGACCAGATG ATCAGTCGCATCGAGTACATCCACTCCAAGAACTTCATCCACAGAGACGTGAAGCCAGATAATTTCCTCATGGGTTTGGGCAAGAAGGGCAACCTGGTGTACATCATCGACTTTGGGCTGGCCAAAAAGTATCGTGACGCGCGCACGCACCAGCACATCCCTTACAGGGAGAACAAGAACCTGACGGGGACGGCGCGCTACGCCTCCATCAACACGCATCTTGGAATCG AGCAGTCGAGACGTGACGACCTGGAGTCCCTCGGTTACGTCCTCATGTACTTCAACCTGGGCTCGCTGCCCTGGCAGGGCCTCAAGGCTGCCACCAAGAGACAGAAGTACGAGCGAATCAGCGAGAAGAAAATGTCCACACCCATCGAAGTTCTTTGCAAAGGATATCCTT cCGAGTTCTCCACGTACCTGAATTTTTGCCGCTCGCTCCGTTTCGATGACAAACCGGACTACTCCTACCTACGCCAACTGTTCAGGAATCTCTTCCACCGCCAGGGATTCTCCTACGATTACGTCTTTGACTGGAACATGCTCAAATTT GGCGCCAGTCGATCAACTGAGGATGGGGATCGTGACAGAAGGGCCGGGGACGATCGAGACGACCGGATTGGAGGAGCCCCCAGGGGGTCTGCGTCGCGGGGCCTCCCTTCGGGCCCCACCCCAGTCGCTCCCAACAGAGTCCGGAATGGACCAGAGCAAGCCATCTCAAACCCGGCCTCACGGGTCCAGCAATCTG GCAACACGTCACCTCGTGCAATTTCCCGCGCTGAGCGGGAGAGGAAGGTGAGCATGCGTTTACACCGTGGCGCTCCTGCCAACGTATCGTCCTCTGACCTCACGGCCCGACAAGACCAGTCCAGGATTTCCACGTCACAG GTCAGCGTGCCATTCGAGCACATTGGGAAGTGA